In Microbulbifer pacificus, the genomic stretch CGGTGAGGTAATCGCCAATGACATCGAGGCCTACAAACAGCAGGCCTTTTTCTTTCAGCTCTGGACCTACTTTGCGGGCAATTTCGCGATCGCGCTCGCTCAGCGGGCGCGCTTCGCCGCGACCACCGGCGGCCAGGTTGCCGCGGGTTTCACCGGCCTGGGGAATGCGCGCCAGACAGTACGGCACCGGCTCGCCGTTCACCATCAGAATGCGTTTGTCGCCGTTTTTGATTTCGGGGATGTAGCGCTGACCCATGATCTGGCGGTGACCATTGTCGGTGAGCGTTTCCAGAATGGCGCCAATATTCGCGCCGTCCGGTTTGACGTGAAAGATACCGGTGCCACCCATACCATCCAGGGGCTTGAATATCACGTCTTTATGTTCGGCGTGGAACGCGCGCAGCTGCTGCATGTCGCGACTGACCACCAGTGGCGGTATGCAGTCGGCAAAATGAGTGGCGAAGATTTTTTCATTGCAGTCGCGCAGGGACTGGGGTTTGTTGGCGACCAGGGTGCCGGCGCGCTCGGCGGCTTCGAGAATATAGGTGGAGTAGATGTACTCATTGTCAAACGGCGGATCGACGCGCATCAGGATCACATCGAGGTCGCCCAGGTGCAGCGGTTTGCGTTCGCCGAGCGTAAACCAGTGCTGCGGGTCTTCGAACACCTCCAGTGGTGAGCCGTTGCCCATGGGTTTGCCACCGTCCAGATACAGATCGGACTGCAGAAAATAATACAGCTCAAAACCTGCCCGCTGCGCAGCCAGCAGCAGTGCCAGAGAGGTATCTTTTTTGTACGTGATGTTGGCGATGGGGTCCATGACCACGCCGAGCGTCTGGCGCATAGCGGTATCCGTTGTCTCGTTCATGACTGGCTGGGGTGCCGAAGGGGGTGGCAACCGCAGGGAATTTCGGGGACTGCCTTGGGGCAGTGTCAGGTGGCAAAGGTAAGAGTAGCGGGCGAGGTCTGCAAGACTGGCGGTGTTTCCGTATTCGGAGGATTTGCGGCTTTGCTCACAATTCGATCATTGCCGGCAGCGCACTCTGACCGTCGCTAGATTCACTATGGTATCTGTGATAAAAGTTTCCTCCTGATCTGCGCCCGCCGGCCACGGCCATTCGCAGCGACGATCGGACCCCGTAATGAGGTTGCACATAGGGTATGGATGCGAACAGCAGCGTGCCTGAAAAATAAGTAAAAGGGGACTTGGGAACACACTATGGAGCTCAACTGGGAAAGTCTCACCGTGATGGTGATTGACGACAGTAAAACCATTCGTCGCACGGCGGAGACTCTGTTGCAGAAAGCGGGTTGCACGGTGGTGACTGCCACCGATGGCTTCGACGCCCTGGCGAAGATTGCCGATTCGCGTCCGGACATCATTTTTGTAGACATCATGATGCCGCGCCTGGATGGCTATCAGACCTGTGCGCTGATCAAGAACAACAGTGAATTCCGCAGCACGCCGGTCATCATGTTGTCCAGTAAAGACGGCCTGTTTGACAAGGCGAAGGGCCGTGTCGTGGGCTGTGATCAGTATCTCACCAAGCCGTTCAGCAAGAGTGAGCTGCTGGGGGCGATCTCTGCGCACGCCAAACCTCACCATGCGGCCTGAGATCTGGTTCTCGCCGCAAATGTGAAATTTTCGATAAAAATGGCGTAGACTACCGCGTCTGATCTTTTTGAGGCCGATGTGCGTCTATCGAAAAGCGAAAGAGTCAAGAAAGTCAGTTGCGAATAACAAAGTGTGTGGTCGCGCTCGGTTGAACCGGCGCGCGATCGGTGCCAACAACAACCGCCAGGCAAAGAGTGATGCCGTGAGCGGAAACACTATCTCGGGGGAAAAATGGCCAAGGTGCTAATCGTCGATGACTCGCCAACCGAAACTCACAAACTGACCACTATTTTGGAGAAGAACGGCCATGCGGTGCTGACTGCTACCAATGGCGAGGCCGGTGTTGGGGTTGCTCGTGAGCAGCGCCCCGATGTGATCCTGATGGATATCGTAATGCCGGGCCTGAATGGTTTTCAGGCTACCCGTCAGCTCAGCAAGCACAGTGAAACCAGCGCCATTCCGATTGTCATCGTCACCACCAAAGATCAGGACACCGACCGCGTGTGGGGCATGCGCCAGGGCGCGCGCGCTTACCTGACCAAGCCGGTTGATGAGAGCAAACTGCTTGGCACCATCGAGGAGGTGTTGGCCTGAGGCCGACGTTGAGTGTCCGTGCAATCAACTCTTACCCCCTATCTGGCGCTGGTTGATATCGCCAATCGCGCAAAAGCACAGGCGAAGGGGCTGCCTGCCCGCCAGGAAGTCAAACCCTACTGGACGGGCATCGGTTTTTCTATTCTGGGGCACCGCTTCGTCGCCGCCATGGAAGACGTCGTGGAATTGCTGGAGGTGCCTCAGTACACCTTTATCCCCGGGGTTCAGCCCTGGGTGCGCGGCGTGTCCAATGTGCGCGGCCGCCTGTTGCCGCTGGTAGACCTGGCGGCCTTCTTCGGTGGGCACCTGACCAGTGCGCGCCAACGCCGCCGGGTGTTGGTATTGGAGCAGGACAAGCTCTATGTCGGTCTGATCGTCGATGAACTCCACGGTATGCAACACCTTGCGCTGGAATTCGGCAAACTGCCGCCGGCGGATCTGACCGAGTCCTTTGCGCCCATGATCAGTGGTCAGTTTGAATTGCAGCAGGGGCGCTGGCTGGTGTTTGACCTGCAGGCGCTGGTCAACGATTTCCAATTCGCGGATGCCGCGGCTCACTGAGCGGCGGCTTTCTGTTTTCTGACACCCGTTTCGGAAGTATCTGAATCCGGGAGTCATGAGGTGAGGCGCGTCTTGTGCGTCAAACCTGTTGCGGGTAGTGACTTTGGTCGCATACCTGCATGAAGCCCGCTTTCGGTTAACGCCGTTTTTGGGGGCGCCCATTCGATTGGGCCGCAGGGGATGTGAGGCCGCGAGGCCTCGAAAGTGGTGATAACAAGAATTTGGCCTTGGGCACAGGTCCGCCAGGAGTAAATTATGAAAACAGGCTCCCAGAGTTCATTTTCCGCGCTGCGCAGTAATCCTGCCGCGCTGTTTATGGGTTTGCTGGTACTCGCCACACTGGCGGGGCTGATCGTCAGCATCTACTTGGTGCAGAGCTACGGTGACCGGGATCAGAAGTACCAGGAAAACGTGGCGGAACTGCGGGCGCTTTCCTACCAGATGGCGTCCTACGCACCGGCGGCTACCGCTGGCGACGAGCAGGCATTCGCTGACCTGGAAAGGGTCGTCAGCCAGATGGCGGCCACCTGGAACGAACTGCAGGGTATGGATCAGGGCAGTAAGCGTGCTCTGGAACAGGAAATGGCAGTGTATGGCCAGGTTTGGCGCCAGATGCGCGAGCAGGCCGACACGATTATCGGCAACAAAGATTCGATTATCTTCCTGAACGACGTGGCGAGCACCCTGAACGATTCGCTGCCGGAACTGCAGGCGGAGCACAACAACATCGTGGAAATCCTGCTGGCCAACAACGCACCGGCCAACCAGGTGGAGCAGGCCCAGTTGCAGGTATGGCGCGCCGAGCGTATCGGCCGGAACATCGACAAGATGCTGCAGGGCGGTGACGACGCGGAATCCGCGGCGGACCAGTTCAATACCGATGCCAGCCTGTTCGGTAAGGTGGTTGAGGGCATGAAGGGCGGTGACGTGGTGATGGGCATCTCCCGCGTAACTGACACGGAAGCGCGTGAGTCTCTGGAGGAAATTACCGAGCTGTTTGAATTCGTGAGCTCCTCCGTGCGCGAAATCTTCGAGGCAACACCGGCACTGTTCGCCACTCGCCAGGCGGCAGACGGTATCGCGGCCTCCTCCCCGCAGCTGCTGGAGGCCCTGTCCGTACTGAACGACCGTATTGGTGGCCTCTCCGGCGAACGCCAGCCCAACAATCAGACCATCTTCATTGTTGCCGCTGTATTCGTACTGTTGATCTTCGTGATGATGATCCAGGCCTTCTCCGGTACCCGCCGCAGCCTGCGTGCCGAATCTGAAACCAATGAGCGCAACCAGCAGGCGATTATGCAGCTGCTGGATGAGCTGGCGGACCTCGCGGATGGTGACCTGACTACCTCCGCCACGGTAACCGAGGCCTTCACCGGTGCGATTGCGGACTCCATCAACTACACCATCGACCAGCTGCGGGTACTGGTAAGCCGGATCAACAGCGCCGCGCAGGAAGTGTCCTCCCTCTCCCAGGAAACCCAGCAGACCGCCCTGCACCTGGCCGAGGCTTCCGAACACCAGGCCCAGGAAATTGCCGGGGCCTCTGCGGCCGTTAACGAGATGGCCGTGACCATTGACCAGGTATCCGCGAACGCCGCCGAATCGGCCCAGGTAGCGGAGCGCTCGGTACAGATCGCGAGCAATGGCGCCAAGGTGGTACAGAACACCATCAAAGGCATGGACACCATCCGTGAGCAGATTCAGGACACCTCCAAGCGAATCAAGCGTCTGGGTGAATCGTCCCAGGAGATTGGTGACATCGTAAGCCTGATTAACGACATTGCCGACCAGACCAACATTCTTGCACTTAACGCTGCGATCCAGGCCTCTATGGCCGGTGATGCGGGCCGCGGCTTCGCGGTGGTTGCGGACGAGGTACAGCGCCTTGCGGAACGTTCCGCTGCTGCGACCAAGCAGATTGAAGGCCTGGTAAAAGCGATTCAGTCCGACACCAACGAAGCGGTTGTGTCGATGGAATCCACCACCACCGAGGTGGTGCGCGGTGCCCGTCTGGCACAGGACGCGGGTGTTGCCCTGGAAGAGATCGAAACGGTATCTACCAACCTCGCATCGTTGATTCAGAACATTTCCAACGCGGCGCGCCAGCAGGCTTCGTCCGCGGGTCACATCTCCAACACGATGAACGTGATTCAGGAGATTACCTCGCAGACCTCCGCGGGTACCCAGGCCACCGCGCAGTCCATTGGTAATCTGGCCCAGACCGCCTCTGCGCTGCGTGACTCCGTTGCCGGCTTCAAACTGCCGAGCAGTGAAGAAGTGGAAGGTGAGAGCGATCTGTATGATGGCGATCTTGCCCAGCTGTCGGAGGAATTCCCGATGCTGGACGACGAGGCGGCCGACGACGAGTTCGACATGCTCAGCGCGGAAGAGCGCAATGACCGGGTCATGGCCTGAGCTACCGCGGATATCCATAACGACAAAAGCGGACCTCCCCTGGCCGCGAGTTGAGGGGAGGTGCAGAGCAGCAGGCGGGTAGCTAAGCCACTGTGTAACACCTGCCAGCGAGCAAACTGAATTACCGAGGACTTGGCGTGAGTCGCGACAATCCCAATTTTGTAGCCCTGGATTGGCTGATAGGCGAAATCAACGAGACGTTGGCGCAGGCGCGCCAGCAGCTGGAGACCTTCGCCTCGGATTCCTCCGCCGCGGATACCTCCGCCGATAGCTCCGGCCTGCTGAAAAACTGCCTCAACCTGATTCACCAGGTCCACGGCAGCCTGCATATGGCGGAGCTTACCGGTGCCGCCATGCTCGCTGAAGAAATGGAGCAGCTGGTGCAGGCCCTCGCCAGTGGCGAAGTCGAAAACAGCGATGAAACCCGCGAATTCCTTATGCGCGCTCTGCTGGAGCTGCCGCTGTACCTGGAGAAGATTGCGTTCCAGCGCCGCGACAACGCGGTGTTGTTGCTGCCGCTGCTGAACGATCTGCGCGCAGTGCGCCGCGAGCGTCTGATCACCGAAGGTGCGTTGTTTTCCCCCGACCTCTCCGCTCTGGAGTTTGCCAGTGGTGCCCGCCAGCCCCTGCTCGACAACAACATCAAGCTTCAGGAGCTGGTCGCCAAGCTGCGCAAGATGTACCACGTGGCGGCAGCCTCTCTGATTCGCGACGTCAACAGCGGCGAGAGCATCGCCTACCTGAACAAGGTGTGCGAGAAGATGGTGCTGCTGTACAGCGGCAGCCAGCGTCAGCACCTGTGGGAAATCCTGCGTGGACTGCTGGAGGCTATCGCCGATCACCGGGTCAGTGTGCTGCCGGCGTTGCGCCAGCTGTTGCGTCGTATTGATGTGGAATTTCGCCTGCTTGCCGGGCAGGGCGCGCGGGCACTGGATGCCCGCCCGGATCACGACCTGATCCGCAACCTGCTGTTCTATGTCTATCTCGCAGGTCCCAACGGTACCCGCACCGAGGCGCTGTACCGGCAGTTTGCCCTTGATCAGGCCGTGCCTGGCACGCCGCGCCCGGATACCGAGGATGCGCTGGCCATGGGCCCCGAGGCCATGGGCACGGCGGTGGCGGCTCTGCGCGAGGAACTCGCCAACGTGCGCGAGGCACTCGATCCGAGTGTCACCACTGGCGAGCGCCCGCCGCTGTCGGATACCGCGGTGATTGCCAAGCGAATCGCCGATACCCTCGGTGTGCTGGGGTTGGAGAATCAGCGCACTCGCGCTCGCGCCATATATGAATATTTGCGCGATGCCTCTCGCAGTATTGAGCCCGATGAACTGTTGATGCAGGCGGCCTCTGAACTGGTGCAGCTGGATTCCGGTCTTGCCGCCGCGATGGAGCGCGATCGCCGCAACGACAGTGAGTCCCCCCTCATGGGTGAGGCCACCAGCCGGGTGCTGCGCGAAGCGCGCATCGGCCTCGAAACGGTAAAGGAAGCGGTGGTCGAATACATCGCCAGTCACTGGGATGCCGGGCACCTGTCGCTGGTGCCGAAGCGCCTGCAGGAAGTCTATGGTGGCCTCGATATGGTGGGCTACCAGCGTGCGGCGGAGATTGTCGGCGCGTGTAAAAACTATATCGAGGAGCGCCTGATCAACGCCGGCGACCAGCCCGACTGGAAATTGCTGGATACCCTCGCCGATGCGGTGACGAGCGTCGAGTATTACCTCGAGCGCCGCGCCGATGGCATCGAAGATGCGGACATGCTGCTGGCGCTGGCGGAAGACAGTGTCGCCACTCTCGGCTACGCCGTTGCCAATGGTGAGGGTGCCGTCGAACCGGGGCACGGAAACGGTGATGCTTCGAATGAAAGCCACAGTGAAGTCGAAGATTTCGCCGCGGAGTTTGTGTTCGAGGAGCCCGGAACGGTTGATGGCGAACTCAACGATGCACCGGTGGACGAGGAGCAGCGCGCCCTCGACAGCTTTGAGTTCAGTCTCGATATCGACGAAGTCGAGCCTGCGGATGATAACGACTCCGCGGCGGAACCTGACGCCGAAAGTGAAAATCTGCTCTCCTCATCACTCGCCGGATTCTCCGCCGCCCTGATAGAAGAGGCGAAGGCTGACGCCGTAATTGAGTCGAACGAGGATGCCTCTTCGCTGCTGGAAGAAAGCTGGTTTGCGTCGGAAGACGCTGCGGACTTGGCGGAAAGCGCCATCGGCGAAGACGCGGAGGAAACCGCTTCGAGCCTGCCGGAATCCCCTGTGGTTACCCCGGCGCCGATGCTGGAAGAGGACGATGATAGCAGCATCATCGACGAGGAAATTCTGGAGATTTTCCTCGAGGAGGCCGCTGAGGTACTCGATACCATCAATCATTATTTCCCGCTGTGGGCGGCGAATTTTGACAACCGTGACGCACTGGTGGAGTTCCGCCGTGGCTTCCATACCCTGAAGGGATCGGGGCGTATGGTGGAGGCGCTGGAAGTCGGTGAACTGGCGTGGGCGGTGGAAAACATGCTCAACCGGGTGCTCGACGAAACCGTCACTCCCGGCCGCGCTCATGTACTGCTGATAGAGCGGGTCATGGCCAAGTTGCCGTCGATGATCGAAGGCTTCCGCACGCATTCGGGTGATCCCGATCCGGCAGGCACTGCCGAGCTCGACGCCTGGGCCAAACAGCTGTCCCACGGTGAGGTGCCGGAAGCTCTGCTGCAGTCGACGCCCAGGGTCGCCACCTCGGTCGTGGAAAAAATGGCTGTCGGTGCGGTTGATGACGGCGTCGATGACAGTGTTGATGACAATGCCCAGTTGTGGGAAATCTTCGCCCAGGAGGCGGAAACCCATCTGGCGACGGTGGCGGAGTTCCTCAGCGAGATGGAGCGCGCTGCACCCGTTTACGGTATTCCGTCCGATCCGCTGCACCGTGCCCTGCACACTTTGAAGGGTTCCGCACACATGGCGGAAGTCACCCAGGTGGCGGAGCTGATGGCGCCGCTCGAGCGCTTCGCAAAAGAGTTGCGCACCTATCAGGTGGCGATCGACAGCGATATCTTCGAGCTGATCAGTGACGCCGCCAGTTATGTGAAATCCGTGCTCAACCAGATCTACCGCGGTGAGCCGCTGCATGTGGAGCGCAGCGAGCAGTATTTGGCACGGGTTGCCGAACTGCAGGAGCGCGCGGTGGGTCACCTGATTCGCGAGCGCGAGGCCAACGAACCCAAAGCGGTGGATCCACAGCTGCTGGCGGTCATCATGGCCGACGGCATGAAAGTGCTGCTGGACGCCGACCAGATGTTGAGCCAGTGGCGAAGTCATCCGGGCGATACCTCTATCC encodes the following:
- the gshB gene encoding glutathione synthase encodes the protein MRQTLGVVMDPIANITYKKDTSLALLLAAQRAGFELYYFLQSDLYLDGGKPMGNGSPLEVFEDPQHWFTLGERKPLHLGDLDVILMRVDPPFDNEYIYSTYILEAAERAGTLVANKPQSLRDCNEKIFATHFADCIPPLVVSRDMQQLRAFHAEHKDVIFKPLDGMGGTGIFHVKPDGANIGAILETLTDNGHRQIMGQRYIPEIKNGDKRILMVNGEPVPYCLARIPQAGETRGNLAAGGRGEARPLSERDREIARKVGPELKEKGLLFVGLDVIGDYLTEVNVTSPTCVREIDAAYGTDIGGLLMRAITDRLAKKR
- the pilG gene encoding twitching motility response regulator PilG — translated: MELNWESLTVMVIDDSKTIRRTAETLLQKAGCTVVTATDGFDALAKIADSRPDIIFVDIMMPRLDGYQTCALIKNNSEFRSTPVIMLSSKDGLFDKAKGRVVGCDQYLTKPFSKSELLGAISAHAKPHHAA
- the pilH gene encoding twitching motility response regulator PilH, whose product is MAKVLIVDDSPTETHKLTTILEKNGHAVLTATNGEAGVGVAREQRPDVILMDIVMPGLNGFQATRQLSKHSETSAIPIVIVTTKDQDTDRVWGMRQGARAYLTKPVDESKLLGTIEEVLA
- a CDS encoding chemotaxis protein CheW → MQSTLTPYLALVDIANRAKAQAKGLPARQEVKPYWTGIGFSILGHRFVAAMEDVVELLEVPQYTFIPGVQPWVRGVSNVRGRLLPLVDLAAFFGGHLTSARQRRRVLVLEQDKLYVGLIVDELHGMQHLALEFGKLPPADLTESFAPMISGQFELQQGRWLVFDLQALVNDFQFADAAAH
- a CDS encoding methyl-accepting chemotaxis protein → MKTGSQSSFSALRSNPAALFMGLLVLATLAGLIVSIYLVQSYGDRDQKYQENVAELRALSYQMASYAPAATAGDEQAFADLERVVSQMAATWNELQGMDQGSKRALEQEMAVYGQVWRQMREQADTIIGNKDSIIFLNDVASTLNDSLPELQAEHNNIVEILLANNAPANQVEQAQLQVWRAERIGRNIDKMLQGGDDAESAADQFNTDASLFGKVVEGMKGGDVVMGISRVTDTEARESLEEITELFEFVSSSVREIFEATPALFATRQAADGIAASSPQLLEALSVLNDRIGGLSGERQPNNQTIFIVAAVFVLLIFVMMIQAFSGTRRSLRAESETNERNQQAIMQLLDELADLADGDLTTSATVTEAFTGAIADSINYTIDQLRVLVSRINSAAQEVSSLSQETQQTALHLAEASEHQAQEIAGASAAVNEMAVTIDQVSANAAESAQVAERSVQIASNGAKVVQNTIKGMDTIREQIQDTSKRIKRLGESSQEIGDIVSLINDIADQTNILALNAAIQASMAGDAGRGFAVVADEVQRLAERSAAATKQIEGLVKAIQSDTNEAVVSMESTTTEVVRGARLAQDAGVALEEIETVSTNLASLIQNISNAARQQASSAGHISNTMNVIQEITSQTSAGTQATAQSIGNLAQTASALRDSVAGFKLPSSEEVEGESDLYDGDLAQLSEEFPMLDDEAADDEFDMLSAEERNDRVMA